One Nicotiana tomentosiformis chromosome 4, ASM39032v3, whole genome shotgun sequence genomic window carries:
- the LOC138910559 gene encoding uncharacterized protein codes for MESSNYLAWASSVKLWCKGQGVQDHLIRKSSEGDEKAKALWEKINAQLCSILWRSIGSKLMPLFRPFQTCYLVWEKAHTLYSNDISRFYDVISWMTSLKKYELDMSTYLGQVQTVMEEFEKLMPVSASVEKQ; via the coding sequence ATGGaaagttcaaactacttagcttgggcttcgTCTGTCAAGTTGTGGTGTaaaggtcaaggtgttcaagatcatttAATCAGGAAGTCTAGCGAAGGAGATGAAAAGGCCAAAGCACTTTGGGAGAAGATCAATGCTCAATTATGCAGTATTCTGTGGCGATCTATTGGTTCCAAGTTGATGCCCCTatttcgtccattccagacatgttatttggtttgggaaAAGGCTCACACTTTATACtctaatgacatatctcgtttctatgatgtgatatcgtgGATGACAAGTTTAAAGAAATATGAAttagatatgtctacttacttgggacAAGTACAGACAGttatggaggaatttgagaagttgatgccagtttctgctagtgttGAAAAGCAATAA
- the LOC138910560 gene encoding secreted RxLR effector protein 161-like, whose amino-acid sequence MTGCRLIYTLMDPNSKLLPGQEESLSDPARYRRLVGKLNYLTVTRPNISFPVSVVSQFMDSPCNSNWDAVVLILRNVKSAPGKRLLFKDRGHEQIVGYSDVDWARSPSDRCSTSGYCVLVGGNLVS is encoded by the coding sequence ATGACAGGTTGTAGACTGATTTACACTCTGATGGATCCAAATTCTAAACTTCTTCCAGGACAGGAGGAgtcgcttagcgatcctgcaagatatagacggctggttggtaaattaaattatctcacagtgactagacctaacatttcctttcctgtgagtgttgtaagtcaatttatggattctccctgtaaTAGtaattgggatgcagttgtcctcATTCTACGGAATgtaaaatcggctccaggcaaaaGGTTATTGTTtaaggatcgaggccatgagcagatcgttggatactcagatgtTGATTGGGCAAGATCACCTTCTGACAGatgttctacgtctggatattgtgttttagtaggaggcaatttggtgtcttga